A segment of the Salvelinus namaycush isolate Seneca chromosome 3, SaNama_1.0, whole genome shotgun sequence genome:
GGGGCAGAACCGGCAGGTAAACAGAGGGGTCGGGGCAGAACCGGCAGGTACACAGAGAGGTCGGGGCAGAACCGGCAGGTACACAGAGGGGTCGGGGCAGAACCGGCAGGTACACAGAGGGGTCGGGGCAGAACCGGCAGGTACACAGAGGGGTCGGGGCAGAACCGGCAGGTACACAGAGGGGTCGGGGCAGAACCGGCAGGTACACAGAGGGGTCGGGGCAGAACCGGCAGGTACACAGAGGGGTCGGGGCAGAACCGGCAGGTACACAGAGGGGTCGGGGCAGAACCGGCAGGTACACAGAGGGGTCGGGGCAGAACCGGCAGGTACACAGAGGGGTCGGGGCAGAACCGGCAGGTACACAGAGGGGTCGGGGCAGAACCGGCAGGTACACAGAGGGGTCGGGGCAGAACCGGCAGGTACACAGAGGGGTCGGGGCAGAACCGGCAGGTACACAGAGGGGTCGGGGCAGAACCGGCAGGTACACAGAGGGGTCGGGGCAGAACCGGCAGGTACACAGAGGGGTCGGGGCAGAACCGGCAGGTACACAGAGGGGTCGGGGCAGAACCGGCAGGTACACAGAGGGGTCGGGGCAGAACCGGCAGGTACACAGAGGGGTCGGGGCAGAACCGGCAGGTACACAGAGGGGTCGGGGCAGAACCGGCAGGTACACAGAGGGGTCGGGGCAGAACCGGCAGGTACACAGAGGGGTCGGGGCAGAACCGGCAGGTACACAGAGGGGTCGGGGCAGAACCGGCAGGTACACAGAGGGGTCGGGGCAGAACCGGCAGGTACACAGAGGGGTCGGGGCAGAACCGGCAGGTACACAGAGGGGTCGGGGCAGAACCGGCGGGTAAAACAGAGGGGTCGGGGCAGAACCGGCGGGTACACAGAGGGGTCGGGGCAGAACCGGCGGGTACACAGAGGGGTCGGGGCAGAACCGGCGGGTACACAGAGGGGTCGGGGCAGAACCGGCGGGTACACAGAGGGGTCGGGGCAGAACCGGCGGGTACACAGAGGGGTCGGGGCAGAACCGGCGGGTACACAGAGGGGTCGGGGCAGAACCGGCGGGTACACAGAGGGGTCGGGGCAGAACCGGCGGGTACACAGAGGGGTCGGGGCAGAACCGGCGGGTACACAGAGGGGTCGGGGCAGAACCGGCGGGTACACAGAGGGGTCGGGGCAGAACCGGCGGGTACACCGGGGGGTCGGGGCAGAACCGGCGGGTACACCGGGGGGTCGGGACAGAACCGGCGGGTACACCGGGGGGTCGGGACAGAACCGCCGGGTACACCGGGGGGTCGGGACAGAACCGCCGGGTACACCGGGGGGTCGGGACAGAACCGCCGGGTACACAGAGGGGTCGGGACAGAACCGCCGGGTACACAGAGGGGTCGGGACTGAAGTTCACAATCTAGATGTCAGGTGATCCTCACATTCTTGTAAGACCTCCAGTGCTTTGCGTTGTATTGTATAGACACTAATATTCTGAGGTTTTTGTATAGGAATACCTTAACAGCATCCTGCAGCATGCTAAAGACTTCAAGGAGTACCACCGCTCCATCACAGCCAAGCTCCAGAAGGCCACCAAAGCTGTGGCCACCTACCACGCCAACACTGAGCGCGAGCAGAAGAAGGAGAACGAGCGCATTGAGAAGGAGAGAATGAGTAGGCTGATGGTGAGTGACCACACAGCTGCGTGCTCGTTTACACACTCACTATTAAATAGCCATAGATCTACTCTCACACCCAATGCCTCTAACACCTGTCGTCAATGTGTGTGTCCTTCCCTAGGCTGAAGATGAGGAGGGCTACCGTAAGCTCATTGACCAGAAGAAAGACAAGCGTCTGGCCTACCTGCTGCAGCAGACAGACGAGTACGTGGCCAACCTCACCGATCTGGTCAGAGCCCACAAGGCTGATCAGGCCCTCaaggacaagaagaagaagaagaaaaagaagaagaagaagaagaaggtgaaGAATGAGGCCAAGGACAAATGTTGAAAGTGCATCTTTCTGAAGTTCCATTTGTTGTATTGTGTTACCTTGTGTTTTACTGCGATATGCAGCCCCCCGTGTTTCCGTTGTTGAGCCTGGCATTGCAATATGAGAAATTGATGTTCATGTTCCCTAGAAGCCAGAGAGTGGGGAGAGCCAGCCTCCTGCCCTGGGACCCGACGGAGAGGTGAGTTTCAGATCCCAGTGAAAGATTTGGTCTGATAAAATCCAGACAATAATTCCCCCCCAAGATTTTTTACAAAGTCATCTTCTCTGCCATCAGTTCATGAAGAACAATATAATGAACGAATGTAAGCCCCATCACTCAACATTTTAACTAATAGGACCTTTTCATGTCTGGTAATAGGCCATTTGCCTCATGATGTGTTGATAAGAAACTGAAAAGTAGCATTGTTTCCAGGCTCCCTGTTTTTCACAAGGCCACAGGAATACTTGTTTAATTTACCATGAAATTATCATATTGACAAGTAATATCACACAGTTTCCAGTCAAtttctcactcactccctcttccACTCTCAGCCTCTGGATGAGACCAGTCAGATGAGTGACCTGCCTGTGAAGGTGATCCATGTAGACAGTGGGAAGATCCTGACGGGGCTGGACGCGCCCCGGGCTGGCCAGCTGGACACCTGGCTGGAGATGAACCCTGGGTCAGTTAAACACAGCTTGCTAGGAGACACGCTTGTTTACCCGACTGTGGGAATAATGACGACACGAGAGCCTGAGGAATGTGAAATACCATTTTCCTTTGGAAAGAATGAACATTGTACAATTCTAAATGCCTTTCACACTGTTGCTTAGCCATAAGTACATAAACACTGTCATCTCAAAACTATGACATCAGGCATCACAACTAATCATTTTAACTTTTCTCCTGCAGGTATGAAGTGGCTCCTCGTTCAGACAGCGAGGACAGTggctcagaggaagaggaggtatGTACCTTACAGAGACCGCAATGCTCTCCTTACCCCCCCACTTTCCCCTCTAATATATGTATATCGTAAACCTCAAGTCACCTTTAAATAAATGTACGCAGACCGCCGTGGATGAGACCTTGCGTGTGGAGTCTGTTCAGAGGCGTACCACTCTCGCCTTGGGCTATCAGAAACCAAGCCATTGCCAAGCCCAAACTAATGTAACCTTTTCTCTGCATTGTGTACTATAAAGCTTATATTAATGTAAATCAAAACATATTGTGCTGTAAATATCTTTACTGGAACAGAGATCTTTTCCAGATTAATCTTAATCCTAACCAGTTCATGGGACAAGCCGTGTTCTAGTTTCCATAAAGAATATTTTATTCCGATTCGATAACATGTCTTTTGACTTGACCTTGGCTGAGAAAATTTGAGCCAGGCTGTGTGGCATCTGTATCTGAGTCCATCCTCTTTCTCCGCACCCctcaggaggaagaggaggagcccCAGCCCTCCCAGGCTCCCACTGAGGAGAAAAAGAAGATCCCAGACCCCGACACAGAGGACGTGTCTGAGGTCGACGTCCGCTACATCATCGAGGGAGCCAAGCAGGATGTGGATGATGAGTATAACAGTGCCGAGGCGGCGTTCGCCCGAGGCCTGCAGTCTTACTATGCTGTGGCCCACGCCGTCACTGAGACGGTGGACAAACAGTCCACACTGCTGGTCAACGGGCAGCTCAAACATTACCAGGTGCACAGTCTACCCATGTGTTTCATTACCTTTCACAATGCTTACAAGAAGTAACGTGTCAAAAAAGAAGAGATGACGCACACCTGATGACCTTGTGAGACAGTAGAATGACTGGTTTGTGTCCCCCTCACATCTAAGATCAAGGGCTTGGAGTGGCTGGTGTCTCTGTACAACAACAACCTGAATGGGATCCTGGCTGATGAGATGGGTCTGGGCAAGACCATCCAGACCATCGGCCTCATCACCTACCTCATGGAGCACAAGCGCATCAACGGCCCCTTCCTCATCATCGTGCCCCTCTCGTGAGTCCCTCTGCCTCTCCTTTCCTCTATTCACTTCTCTGCTCCTTTATAGACCGGGACTGATGCACTATTTCTGTTGTTTCAATCGAGATGTTCTCCTGTAATTATACAGATACAAGCCCAGAAGGGCTGTTATGGGTATTTTCCACAGTCATGGGTATTTTTGCCTTGTGTTATGTCAGTGCGACCTTGAGGTGGACAGAGAAAGTATATGTTTATAAATTTATCTCCCGTCTTTGTTTTCAGAACTCTGTCCAACTGGGTGTATGAGTTTGATAAGTGGgctccatctgtggtgaaagTCTCTTACAAAGTGAGTAGCCCCTTTCAACGCTTCTTCCAGGGTGAAGTTTGACAATTGCGTAGTAGGTGGTCCGCATGTACATGTGAATATCCTTTGATTATAGTGTTCTGTAGATGTAAAATTGATGTGTGTTCTACTATGTCTATGTCCAGGGCTCACCACAAGCTCGCCGGGCATTCCTCCCCATCCTGCGCAGCGGCAAGTTCAACGTACTGCTCACCACCTACGAGTACATCATCAAAGACAAGCAAGTGCTGGCTAAGGTAGGGACCCACCTCTTCAAATCACCCTGTGCAATTATACACCGCCTTAGAAATGGCCCTAGTCAGACAGGTAAACCTATGGAAACTTCCATTTCAACTTCTCACGCCACTGTACTCTTTCCCTCTCAGCTGCGATGGAAGTACATGATAGTGGACGAGGGCCACCGTATGAAAAACCACCACTGTAAGCTGACTGTGGTTCTGAACACCCACTACCTGGCCCCGCGGCGTCTGCTGCTGACCGGCACCCCGCTGCAGAACAAGCTGCCGGAGCTTTGGGCCCTGCTCAACTTCCTGCTGCCGACCATCTTCAAGTCCTGCACAACCTTCGAGCAGTGGTTCAACGCCCCCTTCGCCATGACCGGAGAGAAGGTGAGTTAGTCGGGGCTGTGGAGAGGGGTGTTTTGGAGACATTGGGGTCATCATGGCTGGACtcttacccccctctctctcgaaCCTAGGTGGATCTGAACGAGGAAGAGACCATCCTGATTATCCGTCGTTTGCACAAAGTGCTCCGCCCCTTCCTGCTGCGCAGACTGAAAAAGGAAGTGGAGTCCCAGCTGCCTGAGAAGGTCTGACTCCTGTCAATCACTTGGCTTTCAGTCTCCAAGGACAATAAAGATCAATCAATTGATTTTTTTCAGTACTTTAAACTCATATCTGTCCAATCAATGCAATGTTTTAACctgttctctccctgtgtgtgtgtgtgtgtgtgtgtgtgtgtgtgtgtgtgtgtgttccgcaGGTGGAGTATGTGATCAAGTGTGACATGTCGGCCCTGCAGAGAGTGCTGTACAGACACATGCAGGCTAAGGGTGTGCTGCTCACCGACGGCTCTGAGAAAGACAAGAAGGTAAGGAGGAGTAGAGAACCCCCGTCACTGCTCTCCATACACCCCCTAACAACTGACTGGGGGTCAGTTATACTGGGCTGTTTAGATGGGTACTACAGGATGACTAAGTGCAGAGTGTTGTGTTTCAGGGTAAAGGAGGCACCAAGACCCTGATGAACACCATCATGCAGCTGAGGAAGATCTGTAACCATCCCTACATGTTCCAGCAGATCGAGGTACAGTGCAAGGGCCTACCTCAACTCTTCCATGAATTGAGAAGAGATGTTGACTGAAGTGTAAGATTGTGGTTAAAGCTTCTCATTTTAACCGAATAGTTGTGACTCGTCTCTTCACAGGAGTCCTTCTCTGAGCATTTGGGATTCACTGGAGGCGTAGTGTCTGGGTAAGCAAATCTTCTGCTGACGTTGCATGTTGACGCTTCATGGTCTTGTGGTTGATCTTACTATGTGTGGCGCGTTCCCTCATCCACCCCTCTGTTCTCGTCCCCTGCTCCCTCCAGACCTGACCTGTACCGCGCAGCTGGGAAGTTTGAGCTGCTAGACCGTATCCTGCCCAAGCTGATGGTCACCAACCACAAGGTCCTGCTCTTCTGTCAGATGACTTCCACCATGACCATCATGGAGGACTACTTTGGCTGGCGCAACTTTAAGTACCTGCGTCTGGACGGTGAGAGGCGGGATAGGAAAGTGATTTAGTCTGGTGCTGAGAAAATGAATTCAAGACAAATTCCAGAAGTATTTTGTACTATGAGAAATACAGAACTATGTGTAGGATTTGTTTTGTACTTACAGTATGCAGTTTACTAGAACACAATGGCTCAACATTGTGATGTGGGGAGGCTGATGTACGTTCACGAGCTCATGTTATTTGCAAATCCCTTCTGCTGTTGTTCTGTGGAAACTGGTAACTAACACCATTGGTCTTTGTCCATAGGAACCACTAAGGCTGAGGATCGTGGGATGCTTTTGAAGACCTTCAATGACCCCGACTCTCAGTACTTTGTGTTCCTGCTCAGCACCAGGGCCGGCGGGCTGGGCCTCAACCTTCAGTCTGCTGACACTGTGGTCATCTTTGACTCCGACTGGAACCCACATCAGGTTCAGCTCATTaccctctactgtagtgttatGATCTAGGAATCTCACTGGAGTTATTGATATATATTTAGAAAACAGCTGGGATTAGTGGCTATTGAGGTGATTTTGTGAGGTAACATAGCCAACTCCGACCCTTCCCCTAACTCTGATCActcacccctctctttctcccctgtaCAGGACCTGCAGGCCCAGGACAGAGCCCACCGTATCGGGCAGCGGAACGAGGTGCGTGTGTTGCGTCTCTGCACCGTTCAAAGTGTGGAGGAGAAGATCCTGGCGGCGGCCAAGTACAAGCTGAATGTGGACCAGAAGGTCATCCAGGCCGGCATGTTCGACCAGAAGTCGTCGAGTCATGAGCGCCGTGCCTTCCTGCAGGCCATCCTGGAGCATGAGGAACAGGACGAGGTCGGGGCCCCGGGGGGCTGGCGCGCTGGGGGGGCGTTGGTGGGTGTGATCACGTCCACCACACTTCCCAACCACCCACACGCCTCCCTACCATTTAACCTTTCTTTCCTTTTTTCCCTCTACCTTCTGAATTTAGGGGCTGTTCCTTTTTTTAGGTTTggtttcctcttctcctcttcctgctttctttaaaaaaaaaaaaacgttttatttatttaatgaagcTCTTTTTCAATAACATAGAACAGACTTCCAGCTAGGACGGCTACTATCTATACAGTTAGTAGGAGCAGTGGTTTTCTGGTAGACGTATGCATCACACCTATTGTAGGATATTCACTCCAATACATCACGCGCTACATGTTACAATGCACTTTATATGATACTAACATAACTGATAAGCATTCAAGAATTCTAGTTCAGAGACTGAGGCACCACTAACAGCCCTGTGCTCACCCTTTCTATTGTCTACAGGAGGAGGACGAGGTGCCTGATGATGAGACTGTCAACCAGATGATTGCCAGGAGCGAGGAGGAGTTTGACCAGTTCATGGTCAGTCCCATAATTCTTCAAGATTTACAGTAATGTAGTCTGAGTCTTGCTTGAGGCAACTGGAGGCTTCACTGTCAGTCTCTAGACTGAAGACTGCCCTGTTGGAGGCTTTGACACAACCTCAAGTCTGATAAAATGACACCGATACATAGACTTACGATGGAAATCTACCATTCTTCAACTGTTTTTTTCCTCTTTTCTTACACTGTACCTCCCCTCCAGCGTATGGACCTGGACCGGCGCCGTGAGGACGCCCGCAACCCCAAGAGAAAGCCCCGTCTGATGGAGGATGACGAGCTGCCCACCTGGATCCTAAAGGATGATGCCGAGGTGGAGAGGCTCAcctgtgaggaggaggaggagaagatgtTTGGTCGCGGCTCTCGCCAGCGCAAGGAGGTGGACTACAGCGACTCACTCACAGAGAAGCAGTGGCTCAAGGTCAGCTATCCAACTGTTGTAGTTGAAAAAGATTTTAGCTAATAATTGAAAGTCCTATAACTGAGATTACCGTCCTCTATGGTCTATGACCTGCAATGCTGATGTGTGGTTCCCCCTCCAACAGGCCATAGAGGACGGTAATCTGGAGGACCTCGAGGAGGAGGTGCGTCACAAGAAGACGACCCGGAAGCGCAAGCGAGACCGTGACGACATGCCCGGCCCAGCCACGCCCAGCTCCAGCGGTGGTGGCGGTGGTCGCAGCCGTGACAAGGATGAGGAGGTCAAGAAGGCCAAGAAACGCGGGCGCCCTCCGGCTGAAAAACTGTCCCCTAACCCCCCATCCCTCACCAAGAAGATGAAAAAGGTGGTGGACACTGTCATCAAGTACAAGGACGGGTGAGTTGGTGAGCTCCTATGTCTGGATGACAACTCAGTGAAGATCAGCACATGACAACATATACAAACACAACCTACTTTGTCATGTAATGGtcagagcagagcatgttgaggtGGACTAATCCCGGAGTTTCCCTGTTCTCCTATTTCACAGCAGCAATGGGCGCCAGCTGAGTGAAGTCTTCATCCAGCTGCCATCCCGCAAGGAGCTGCCTGAGTACTACGAGCTCATCCGCAAGCCTGTCGACTTCAGGAAGATTAAGGTATGGCGCTAACCCTTTAATGTATCGGTTAtaagactaaatcaaatcaaactttatttgtcacatgcgccgaatataacaaGTGTAgtccttaccgtgaaatgcttacttacaagcccttaaccaacagtgcagttcaagaagagttaagaaaa
Coding sequences within it:
- the LOC120038749 gene encoding transcription activator BRG1 isoform X10 gives rise to the protein MSTPDPPMGGTPRPGPSPGPGPSPGAMMGPSPSPGSAHSMMGPSPGPPASGHSHPQQGPSGYPQENMHQMHKPMEGMHEKGMSDDPRYGPMKSMGMRPGGGHIGMGPPPSPMDQHSQGYPSPLGGSEHSPSPVPANGPPPGPMMPSGPGVPMESGDPQSMGQQNRVGVPGPSGSSGPGGVGPGGPTPFNQNQLHQLRAQIMAYKMLARSQPLPDHLQMAVQGKRPMPGMQQQPGMPNMPPSSGPGAGPGQPPANYNRPHGMVGPNMPPPGPSGVPPGMQGQPTNGPPKQWPEGPMVNAAAPSSAPQKLIPPQPTGRPSPAPPSVPPAASPVMPPQTQSPGQPPPMVLHQKQNRITPIQKPRGLDPVEILQEREYRLQARITHRIQELEHLPGSLAGDLRTKANIELKALRLLNFQRQLRQEVVVCMRRDTALETALNAKAYKRSKRQSLREARITEKLEKQQKIEQERKRRQKHQEYLNSILQHAKDFKEYHRSITAKLQKATKAVATYHANTEREQKKENERIEKERMSRLMAEDEEGYRKLIDQKKDKRLAYLLQQTDEYVANLTDLVRAHKADQALKDKKKKKKKKKKKKKKPESGESQPPALGPDGEPLDETSQMSDLPVKVIHVDSGKILTGLDAPRAGQLDTWLEMNPGYEVAPRSDSEDSGSEEEEEEEEEPQPSQAPTEEKKKIPDPDTEDVSEVDVRYIIEGAKQDVDDEYNSAEAAFARGLQSYYAVAHAVTETVDKQSTLLVNGQLKHYQIKGLEWLVSLYNNNLNGILADEMGLGKTIQTIGLITYLMEHKRINGPFLIIVPLSTLSNWVYEFDKWAPSVVKVSYKGSPQARRAFLPILRSGKFNVLLTTYEYIIKDKQVLAKLRWKYMIVDEGHRMKNHHCKLTVVLNTHYLAPRRLLLTGTPLQNKLPELWALLNFLLPTIFKSCTTFEQWFNAPFAMTGEKVDLNEEETILIIRRLHKVLRPFLLRRLKKEVESQLPEKVEYVIKCDMSALQRVLYRHMQAKGVLLTDGSEKDKKGKGGTKTLMNTIMQLRKICNHPYMFQQIEESFSEHLGFTGGVVSGPDLYRAAGKFELLDRILPKLMVTNHKVLLFCQMTSTMTIMEDYFGWRNFKYLRLDGTTKAEDRGMLLKTFNDPDSQYFVFLLSTRAGGLGLNLQSADTVVIFDSDWNPHQDLQAQDRAHRIGQRNEVRVLRLCTVQSVEEKILAAAKYKLNVDQKVIQAGMFDQKSSSHERRAFLQAILEHEEQDEEEDEVPDDETVNQMIARSEEEFDQFMRMDLDRRREDARNPKRKPRLMEDDELPTWILKDDAEVERLTCEEEEEKMFGRGSRQRKEVDYSDSLTEKQWLKAIEDGNLEDLEEEVRHKKTTRKRKRDRDDMPGPATPSSSGGGGGRSRDKDEEVKKAKKRGRPPAEKLSPNPPSLTKKMKKVVDTVIKYKDGSNGRQLSEVFIQLPSRKELPEYYELIRKPVDFRKIKERIRGHKYRSLNDLEKDVMLLCSNAQTFNLEGSLIYEDSIVLQSVFTSVRQKIEKEKEEESEGEDSEEEEEEVDEGSESESRSVKVKIKLGRKEKEGRGKGQRRRGRGSRAKPVVSDDDSEEEQEEAGSASGSEED
- the LOC120038749 gene encoding transcription activator BRG1 isoform X4, translated to MSTPDPPMGGTPRPGPSPGPGPSPGAMMGPSPSPGSAHSMMGPSPGPPASGHSHPQQGPSGYPQENMHQMHKPMEGMHEKGMSDDPRYGPMKSMGMRPGGGHIGMGPPPSPMDQHSQGYPSPLGGSEHSPSPVPANGPPPGPMMPSGPGVPMESGDPQSMGQQNRVGVPGPSGSSGPGGVGPGGPTPFNQNQLHQLRAQIMAYKMLARSQPLPDHLQMAVQGKRPMPGMQQQPGMPNMPPSSGPGAGPGQPPANYNRPHGMVGPNMPPPGPSGVPPGMQGQPTNGPPKQWPEGPMVNAAAPSSAPQKLIPPQPTGRPSPAPPSVPPAASPVMPPQTQSPGQPPPMVLHQKQNRITPIQKPRGLDPVEILQEREYRLQARITHRIQELEHLPGSLAGDLRTKANIELKALRLLNFQRQLRQEVVVCMRRDTALETALNAKAYKRSKRQSLREARITEKLEKQQKIEQERKRRQKHQEYLNSILQHAKDFKEYHRSITAKLQKATKAVATYHANTEREQKKENERIEKERMSRLMAEDEEGYRKLIDQKKDKRLAYLLQQTDEYVANLTDLVRAHKADQALKDKKKKKKKKKKKKKKPESGESQPPALGPDGEPLDETSQMSDLPVKVIHVDSGKILTGLDAPRAGQLDTWLEMNPGYEVAPRSDSEDSGSEEEEEEEEEPQPSQAPTEEKKKIPDPDTEDVSEVDVRYIIEGAKQDVDDEYNSAEAAFARGLQSYYAVAHAVTETVDKQSTLLVNGQLKHYQIKGLEWLVSLYNNNLNGILADEMGLGKTIQTIGLITYLMEHKRINGPFLIIVPLSTLSNWVYEFDKWAPSVVKVSYKGSPQARRAFLPILRSGKFNVLLTTYEYIIKDKQVLAKLRWKYMIVDEGHRMKNHHCKLTVVLNTHYLAPRRLLLTGTPLQNKLPELWALLNFLLPTIFKSCTTFEQWFNAPFAMTGEKVDLNEEETILIIRRLHKVLRPFLLRRLKKEVESQLPEKVEYVIKCDMSALQRVLYRHMQAKGVLLTDGSEKDKKGKGGTKTLMNTIMQLRKICNHPYMFQQIEESFSEHLGFTGGVVSGPDLYRAAGKFELLDRILPKLMVTNHKVLLFCQMTSTMTIMEDYFGWRNFKYLRLDGTTKAEDRGMLLKTFNDPDSQYFVFLLSTRAGGLGLNLQSADTVVIFDSDWNPHQDLQAQDRAHRIGQRNEVRVLRLCTVQSVEEKILAAAKYKLNVDQKVIQAGMFDQKSSSHERRAFLQAILEHEEQDEVGAPGGWRAGGALEEDEVPDDETVNQMIARSEEEFDQFMRMDLDRRREDARNPKRKPRLMEDDELPTWILKDDAEVERLTCEEEEEKMFGRGSRQRKEVDYSDSLTEKQWLKAIEDGNLEDLEEEVRHKKTTRKRKRDRDDMPGPATPSSSGGGGGRSRDKDEEVKKAKKRGRPPAEKLSPNPPSLTKKMKKVVDTVIKYKDGSNGRQLSEVFIQLPSRKELPEYYELIRKPVDFRKIKERIRGHKYRSLNDLEKDVMLLCSNAQTFNLEGSLIYEDSIVLQSVFTSVRQKIEKEKEEESEGEDSEEEEEEVDEGSESESRSVKVKIKLGRKEKEGRGKGQRRRGRGSRAKPVVSDDDSEEEQEEAGSASGSEED
- the LOC120038749 gene encoding transcription activator BRG1 isoform X11, producing the protein MSTPDPPMGGTPRPGPSPGPGPSPGAMMGPSPSPGSAHSMMGPSPGPPASGHSHPQQGPSGYPQENMHQMHKPMEGMHEKGMSDDPRYGPMKSMGMRPGGGHIGMGPPPSPMDQHSQGYPSPLGGSEHSPSPVPANGPPPGPMMPSGPGVPMESGDPQSMGQQNRVGVPGPSGSSGPGGVGPGGPTPFNQNQLHQLRAQIMAYKMLARSQPLPDHLQMAVQGKRPMPGMQQQPGMPNMPPSSGPGAGPGQPPANYNRPHGMVGPNMPPPGPSGVPPGMQGQPTNGPPKQWPEGPMVNAAAPSSAPQKLIPPQPTGRPSPAPPSVPPAASPVMPPQTQSPGQPPPMVLHQKQNRITPIQKPRGLDPVEILQEREYRLQARITHRIQELEHLPGSLAGDLRTKANIELKALRLLNFQRQLRQEVVVCMRRDTALETALNAKAYKRSKRQSLREARITEKLEKQQKIEQERKRRQKHQEYLNSILQHAKDFKEYHRSITAKLQKATKAVATYHANTEREQKKENERIEKERMSRLMAEDEEGYRKLIDQKKDKRLAYLLQQTDEYVANLTDLVRAHKADQALKDKKKKKKKKKKKKKKPESGESQPPALGPDGEPLDETSQMSDLPVKVIHVDSGKILTGLDAPRAGQLDTWLEMNPGYEVAPRSDSEDSGSEEEEEEEEEPQPSQAPTEEKKKIPDPDTEDVSEVDVRYIIEGAKQDVDDEYNSAEAAFARGLQSYYAVAHAVTETVDKQSTLLVNGQLKHYQIKGLEWLVSLYNNNLNGILADEMGLGKTIQTIGLITYLMEHKRINGPFLIIVPLSTLSNWVYEFDKWAPSVVKVSYKGSPQARRAFLPILRSGKFNVLLTTYEYIIKDKQVLAKLRWKYMIVDEGHRMKNHHCKLTVVLNTHYLAPRRLLLTGTPLQNKLPELWALLNFLLPTIFKSCTTFEQWFNAPFAMTGEKVDLNEEETILIIRRLHKVLRPFLLRRLKKEVESQLPEKVEYVIKCDMSALQRVLYRHMQAKGVLLTDGSEKDKKGKGGTKTLMNTIMQLRKICNHPYMFQQIEESFSEHLGFTGGVVSGPDLYRAAGKFELLDRILPKLMVTNHKVLLFCQMTSTMTIMEDYFGWRNFKYLRLDGTTKAEDRGMLLKTFNDPDSQYFVFLLSTRAGGLGLNLQSADTVVIFDSDWNPHQDLQAQDRAHRIGQRNEVRVLRLCTVQSVEEKILAAAKYKLNVDQKVIQAGMFDQKSSSHERRAFLQAILEHEEQDEEEDEVPDDETVNQMIARSEEEFDQFMRMDLDRRREDARNPKRKPRLMEDDELPTWILKDDAEVERLTCEEEEEKMFGRGSRQRKEVDYSDSLTEKQWLKAIEDGNLEDLEEEVRHKKTTRKRKRDRDDMPGPATPSSSGGGGGRSRDKDEEVKKAKKRGRPPAEKLSPNPPSLTKKMKKVVDTVIKYKDGNGRQLSEVFIQLPSRKELPEYYELIRKPVDFRKIKERIRGHKYRSLNDLEKDVMLLCSNAQTFNLEGSLIYEDSIVLQSVFTSVRQKIEKEKEEESEGEDSEEEEEEVDEGSESESRSVKVKIKLGRKEKEGRGKGQRRRGRGSRAKPVVSDDDSEEEQEEAGSASGSEED